The Flavobacterium johnsoniae UW101 genomic interval GGATTAAAACAAAAGCTTTTACAACAAAAGCCAGAGTAATATTCTGCCAGACAATTTTTTTGGTTTGTTTTCCAATGTCTATTGCCATTGCAATTTTACTTGGTTTATCGTCCTGAATTACAACATCGGCGGTTTCTATGGCAGCGTCGCTTCCTAAACCTCCCATTGCAATTCCTACGGTACTTAAAGCAATTACCGGGGCATCATTAACACCATCACCCACAAAAGCTACTGTTTCGTTTTTGGCTTTAATTTCGTTTACTTTATTGACTTTATCTTCTGGAAGTAAATCTCCAAAAGCATTTGAAATTTTAAGTTTATCGGCTACAAACTGAACCACATTGGTTTTGTCGCCGCTCAGCATCGTAACTTTAACACCTAAAGATTTTAGTTTAGAAACCGTTTCTTGTGCATCTGCTTTAATTTCATCGGCAATGGTTAAATAGCCGGCAAACTTTCTGTCGTAAGCTATGGCAATTGTGGTATAAACTACAGAAGACGGATCAACATCATACGAAATATTAAATTTATCAAGAAGTTTGAAGTTTCCAACATGAAGCTCTTTTCCGTTTATTTCAGCTTTTAAACCGTGTCCTGAAATTTCTTCTACATTATTCAGTTCAATTGATGAATCAATTATTCCAACATGATTATGAATTGCCGTTGCTACGGGATGCGTGCTTTTTCCTTCTAATGCATTAACAAATTTCAGAATTTCCTCTTTATCAAAATCAGGTTTTATAATGACTTCCTGCACTTTAAAAACACCTTCGGTCATTGTTCCGGTTTTGTCCATAACCACATTCTGAATGGTCGAAATACTGTCCAGAAAATTACTTCCTTTAAATAAAATTCCGTTTTTACTTGCAGCACCTATTCCGCCAAAATACCCCAGCGGAATACTAATAACCAAAGCACACGGACAAGAAATTACCAAGAAAACCAAAGCTCTGTACAACCAGTTGCTAAAAACATAATTATCAACAAAAAGCATTGGCAGTAAACAAATTCCAATAGCAAGATATACTACAATTGGTGTATAGATTTTAGCAAATTTGCGGATAAACAGCTCTGCAGGTGCTTTTTTAGTGGTTGCATTTTGTACCAGCTCCAAAATTTTAGACAGCTTACTGTCGTTGTAAGCGGTTGTTACTTTTACCTGTGCAATTGTATTTCCGTTTATCATTCCGGCCAGAACCGTATCTCCTTTCTTTTTGGTATCGGGTTTGCTTTCTCCAGTTAAAGCAGCTGTATTAAACGAAGCGGAATCTGAAAGTAATTCGCCGTCTAAACCTAGTTTTTCTCCTGCTTTAAGCTGAATAACGGCTCCAATCTGAACGTCTTTTGCCTTAACTTTTGTAACAATATTGTTTTCTACAATATTAACCTCATCCGGACGCTGGTCCAGTAAACTTTTAATATTCGATTTTGCTTTGCTAACCGCCATTCCCTGAAAGGTTTCGCCTATAGTATAAAACAGCATAACCGCAACACCTTCGGGATATTCGCCAATTGCAAATGCTCCTATTGTGGCAATACACATTAGGAAAAACTCTGAGAAAACATCGCCTTTTACAATGCTTTCGTAAGCTTCTTTCAAAACCGGAAGCCCAACCGGAATATACGCAATAGCATACCAGCCGATTCTAACGTATCCCGTAAACCAATCCTGCGGAAAATAATTGTCTAAACCAATTCCGATTAGTAATAAAATGAAAGATATAATAGAAGGCAGGAACATTTTAAACAAGCTTCCCTCTGCACCATGTTCATGATCGTGATCATGTCCGTCATTATCTGAATGTACAGGTTCGTCATGCGAACAGCAGCAGGAAGGTTTGGCTTTTGTTTTTGTATTTTTTATTTCTTTATCTTGATGTATCATGAGAAAGTTTCATCTTTAAAGTTTAAAGTTTCAGATTCTGAAAACTTATTTTAATAATGCTCTAAATTTAATCAATTTACAGCAAATGTTATAAGCAAAGTTTGTTTTTAATCTCGCTTATTTTACCGCGAAGGCACTAAGCTGCTAAGTTTTTTTGAGAATGAAAATTAAATATTCTATTTGTCATTTCTAAAAAAACTCAGCACCTCAGCATCTTAAAATCTCAGCACCTTAAAAAAATCAATGTTCGTGCTCTCCTCCGCCTTTCATTGCCGAAAGCAGGTAAAAAGCACCTTTTGTAACAATTTTTGCCTGAGAGTCAATCTTATCAACGAACTTAACTTCTGTAAAACCTAAATCTGTAGTTCCAGGAACGACTTCAATGGCTTTAAAATGAATTTCTTTTTCGTGAGCTTCTTCTTTTTCTCCTTCTTTATGCTCGTGCTTTTCTTCTGTATGGCTTTCTTCTTGTACAAAAACAAAATATTTATCAGCGTTTCGAACAACGGCGTCTTTTGGCAATGCCGGGACTGTTGCGTTTGTAATATTAATATTTGCCGAAACATACATTCCAGGAATCAGGCCTTTGGCATCGGCAGGATCGATTTTCGCATGAACAGCAACGGTTTTACTTTCGTTAGAAAATGATTTATTGATTCCGAAAATCTTTCCTTTAATCGATTTGTTCGACTGATTCGTTAATACAAAATCGATCACCTGACCAATAGAAATCGAACCTAAATCTTTCTCGTACACATTTAAATCTAAATGCATCTGGCTGTTATCTGTTACTTCAAAAAGCGAAACTCCTGTGTTTGCAAAAGCACCTTTGGCAATATTGATTTTCCCGACAAAACCACTAATAGGCGAAACAATAGGCACAACCGATGTTGTTCCTTTTGTGTTGACGTGCAAAGCATCTAATTTGTTTTTTGCTGCCTGCGCACGGGCTCTTTCTGCTGCTAATTTGGCTTTTACTTCCTGAAAAGTCTTTCTTGGATTTACATTTTCATCGCTCAGCGTTTTCTGGCGGTTGTATTCTAATTGCAGATATTCTACATTGGCAGCCGCCGACTGGTAATCTTCCTGCATGCCAATAACTTCAAGATTTTGAATCGTTGCCAAAACTTTCCCTTTGTTAACGAATGTTCCTTCCAATACATAAATGTCTTTCACTGTTCCGCCAATTAGAGTCGAAACCTCAGCTGAATTTTGCGGAGGAACTGTCGTGTAACCATTTGCTTTGATCACTTTATTAAGATTGCGGTCTTCTACAATGCCCGTTTCAATTCCTACAGTTTTGTATTGAGATTCGCTTAAAGCCACTTCTGTAGTTTCTTTTTCTTCTTTCTGGGGTTCTTCTGCTTTCTTTTGGTTACAGCTTATTAAGTTAACCGCAAAGATCGCAATCCCGATAGCCATCGGGAGCAAGGCACGCAGAGAAAATAAGCTTTGCGATAAAATCTTTACGCTCTTTGCGGTTAAATAACTAGATATATTTTTCATGATTAATTATTTTTGATAGTTGGAAATTGAAGTTCAACAGCACTTTGATTATAACTGTGTGTTGCTTCTGCAAATTGTTTTTTTATATCAATGGCCTGATTTAAAAAGCTTATGTACGACCAATAACTCATATCGCCGTTGGCATAACTCTTTTGAGCCGTTTCGATAATCTGATTGGCATATTGTAAACCTTCATTTTTATAATAATTTAGGTTTTTCTGCTGTTTTTGAAAGTTGTTTAGCAATTCCTCTTTTTGCAGATTCAGAATAATTTTATTTTTATCTAATGCGAGTTGTGACTGCGAAATGCTGATTTCCGCCGCTTTCGCCTTTGCTGTATTTACGCCTCCAAATAATGGAATCTGTAATCCTGCTGTAAATCCCTGAAACAGCGATTCGGTATTAATAGTTTGTGCAAAATAACCTAAACCTAATTTTGGTGTACGATTCGCTTTAAATGTTCCGGCTTCTTTTTGGTAAACCGAAATTTGCTGCTGATAAAAATCGGTCATTAAGCTTTCTGCTTTCGAATCCTTATTTTCTATAAAAGGATATTGCAGTGAAGTCGTTTCATCTGGAACGATGTTTTCATCGGTCTGAATAAAAAACTGAAGCTGTTTTTGGTAAATCGCCAAATCGTAATTTAGTTGTTCTTTCTGCGTTTCAATTTCCTTTACTTTAGCTTTTGCACTTATCACTTCAATATTTCCGCTTTCACCGGTTTTAAATCGAAGTTCGGCGTTCTTTAGAAATTTGGTATAAATCTCATTTAGTTCTGAGTTTAATTTTTGAATTGAAACTCCATACAAATATTGATAATAAGCCAAAGTCACGGCTTTTTCCAATTCATAAGACGATAATGCTTTTCGTTTTTCGGCGAGTTTAGCGAGTTCTTCCTGTAATTGCCTATTGGCTTTTGTGACATTTCCCAGTGGAAAAAACTGCTGTACCGAAACATTATGATCAAAATCAACGCTGTTAAACTGTCCGCCCTGATACTGCACCTGCAATGGATCCGGCTGAAAAGCAGTTTTCTTTAAAATGTTTTGTCGTTCGATTTCTTTATCAGCAATTTTTAAATCGATGTTGTTTGATTTGGCTAGCTCTATTGCTTTTTCTAGACTTATGGATTGCTGTGCAAATGTTGCTGTACTTGCTAATAGAAATGCACTTAACCACAAAACCTTATTTGCCAATAGCAACTCATTTAACCGCAAAGTTCGCAAAGGATGCGCAGAGTTCGCAAAGGTTATCTTTCTTAAACTGTATAATAAATTTTTCATTTTCTTTAAATTTTTCTTAGCGTTCTTCGCGTAAATCTTTGCGTTCTTTGCGGTTAAACCCACGCTCCAACAATAAATACAAAGTCGGTAAAACGATTAAGGTTAATAGTGTTGCCGAGATTAATCCGCCGATTACTACGGTTGCCAGTGGTTTTTGTACTTCTGCCCCGCCGCTTGTAGATAATGCCATTGGCAGAAATCCTAACGAAGCTACGGCTGCGGTCATTAAAACAGGACGCAGACGTGTTTTGGTTCCGATAAGGATTCTCTGAAACGGATCTAAAATACCTTCCGTTTTTAATTGATTGAAATACGAAATCAGTACAATTCCATTTAAAACCGCAATTCCGAATAAGGCAATAAAACCAATTCCTGCCGAAATACTAAACGGCATTCCTCGCAAGGATAGCGCAAAAACACCTCCAATGGCGGATAACGGAATCGCACTAAAAATCAGCAGTGCTTGTTTGACACTTTTGAAAGTAAAATACAGCAGAACCAAAATAAGTCCCAAAGCAATTGGCAAGGCTACAGAAAGCCTTTTTGAGGCTTCAATCAAATTTTCAAATTGTCCGCCGTACGTCACATAATAACCTGCTGGAAGTTTAAAGCTTTTATCCAGTTTTGCCTGAATTTCTTCGACAACACTTTTAATATCTCTCCCACGCACGTTTAATCCAACCGTAATTCTTCGTTTTCCGTCTTCGCGGATAACCTGTACAGGTCCTTGTTCGTATTCAACAGAAGCTACCTGAGAAAGCGGAACCTGCTGTCCGCTTGGAAGCGGAATAAACAAATTGCTCACATCAGTAATATCGGCACGATTGTTTTCGTCCATTCTTACCACAACATCAAATCTTTTACTTTCGTCATAAATCTTTCCGGCACTTTCTCCGGCAAAAGAGGAACGAATGATTTGGTTGATATCAGAAATATTCAGACCATAAAGTGCAATTTTATCATAATCGTATTTAATGGTAATTTGCGGCAGTCCCGTTACTTTATCGGCTTTTAAATCACCAATTCCGTCGATTCCTTTTATTTTCGAAATCAATTCAGTCGCTTTAGCATCCAGAATTTCCAAATCATCACCAAAAATCTTGATCGCAATATCAGAGCGGCTTCCTGTCATTAACTCATTAAAACGCATCTGAATTGGCTGAGAGATTTCGATATTGGCTCCTGGAATTACTTCCATTTCTTCTTTCATGGCATTTGCCAGTTCTTCCCAATTATGGTATTTGCCTTTCCATTCTTTTTTGTCTTTTAGAACAATAATTAAATCCCCGCTTTCAA includes:
- a CDS encoding heavy metal translocating P-type ATPase; translation: MIHQDKEIKNTKTKAKPSCCCSHDEPVHSDNDGHDHDHEHGAEGSLFKMFLPSIISFILLLIGIGLDNYFPQDWFTGYVRIGWYAIAYIPVGLPVLKEAYESIVKGDVFSEFFLMCIATIGAFAIGEYPEGVAVMLFYTIGETFQGMAVSKAKSNIKSLLDQRPDEVNIVENNIVTKVKAKDVQIGAVIQLKAGEKLGLDGELLSDSASFNTAALTGESKPDTKKKGDTVLAGMINGNTIAQVKVTTAYNDSKLSKILELVQNATTKKAPAELFIRKFAKIYTPIVVYLAIGICLLPMLFVDNYVFSNWLYRALVFLVISCPCALVISIPLGYFGGIGAASKNGILFKGSNFLDSISTIQNVVMDKTGTMTEGVFKVQEVIIKPDFDKEEILKFVNALEGKSTHPVATAIHNHVGIIDSSIELNNVEEISGHGLKAEINGKELHVGNFKLLDKFNISYDVDPSSVVYTTIAIAYDRKFAGYLTIADEIKADAQETVSKLKSLGVKVTMLSGDKTNVVQFVADKLKISNAFGDLLPEDKVNKVNEIKAKNETVAFVGDGVNDAPVIALSTVGIAMGGLGSDAAIETADVVIQDDKPSKIAMAIDIGKQTKKIVWQNITLAFVVKAFVLILGAGGLATMWEAVFADVGVALLAILNAVRIQRMKF
- a CDS encoding efflux RND transporter periplasmic adaptor subunit; the encoded protein is MKNISSYLTAKSVKILSQSLFSLRALLPMAIGIAIFAVNLISCNQKKAEEPQKEEKETTEVALSESQYKTVGIETGIVEDRNLNKVIKANGYTTVPPQNSAEVSTLIGGTVKDIYVLEGTFVNKGKVLATIQNLEVIGMQEDYQSAAANVEYLQLEYNRQKTLSDENVNPRKTFQEVKAKLAAERARAQAAKNKLDALHVNTKGTTSVVPIVSPISGFVGKINIAKGAFANTGVSLFEVTDNSQMHLDLNVYEKDLGSISIGQVIDFVLTNQSNKSIKGKIFGINKSFSNESKTVAVHAKIDPADAKGLIPGMYVSANINITNATVPALPKDAVVRNADKYFVFVQEESHTEEKHEHKEGEKEEAHEKEIHFKAIEVVPGTTDLGFTEVKFVDKIDSQAKIVTKGAFYLLSAMKGGGEHEH
- a CDS encoding TolC family protein; protein product: MTDFYQQQISVYQKEAGTFKANRTPKLGLGYFAQTINTESLFQGFTAGLQIPLFGGVNTAKAKAAEISISQSQLALDKNKIILNLQKEELLNNFQKQQKNLNYYKNEGLQYANQIIETAQKSYANGDMSYWSYISFLNQAIDIKKQFAEATHSYNQSAVELQFPTIKNN